A genomic window from Chelonoidis abingdonii isolate Lonesome George chromosome 26, CheloAbing_2.0, whole genome shotgun sequence includes:
- the LOC116825294 gene encoding gametocyte-specific factor 1-like isoform X3, giving the protein MDPERLIPCPYDKNHQIRASRFPYHLVKCGENNKKRAKELATCPYNARHRVPKRELQLHISTCTDNRESELFSGTSMTFSPKQELKETPRSWQCPPCQEDWEADANESAATSPFVLGFKANCTLSASQSAGETSQDGNKQMQAVSTSAAAWTPKGHSWRNGCL; this is encoded by the exons ATGGATCCTGAGCGGCTCATCCCATGCCCCTATGATAAAAACCACCAGATCCGAGCCTCCAGGTTCCCCTACCACTTGGTCAAATGTGGAGAG AATAACAAGAAAAGAGCCAAAGAGCTGGCCACGTGTCCCTACAATGCTCGCCACAGAGTCCCAAAGCGAGAGCTCCAGCTGCACATCTCCACCTGCACAGACAACAGGGAGTCAGAGCTGTTCAGTG GGACTTCGATGACTTTCAGTCCCAAGCAGGAACTGAAAGAGACTCCAAGATCCTGGCAGTGTCCCCCCTGCCAGGAGGACTGGGAGGCAG ACGCAAATGAGTCTGCTGCCACGTCTCCTTTTGTTCTTGGCTTCAAGGCAAACTGTACCTTAAGCGCAAGTCAAAG TGCTGGTGAGACAAGCCAGGATGGAAACAAGCAAATGCAGGCCGTGAGCAcctcagcagcagcatggactccGAAGGGTCACTCCTGGAGAAATG gttgtctgtga
- the LOC116825294 gene encoding gametocyte-specific factor 1-like isoform X1, producing MEGRDISPGVMDPERLIPCPYDKNHQIRASRFPYHLVKCGENNKKRAKELATCPYNARHRVPKRELQLHISTCTDNRESELFSGTSMTFSPKQELKETPRSWQCPPCQEDWEADANESAATSPFVLGFKANCTLSASQSAGETSQDGNKQMQAVSTSAAAWTPKGHSWRNGCL from the exons ATGGAGGGCAGAGACATCTCTCCAG GTGTGATGGATCCTGAGCGGCTCATCCCATGCCCCTATGATAAAAACCACCAGATCCGAGCCTCCAGGTTCCCCTACCACTTGGTCAAATGTGGAGAG AATAACAAGAAAAGAGCCAAAGAGCTGGCCACGTGTCCCTACAATGCTCGCCACAGAGTCCCAAAGCGAGAGCTCCAGCTGCACATCTCCACCTGCACAGACAACAGGGAGTCAGAGCTGTTCAGTG GGACTTCGATGACTTTCAGTCCCAAGCAGGAACTGAAAGAGACTCCAAGATCCTGGCAGTGTCCCCCCTGCCAGGAGGACTGGGAGGCAG ACGCAAATGAGTCTGCTGCCACGTCTCCTTTTGTTCTTGGCTTCAAGGCAAACTGTACCTTAAGCGCAAGTCAAAG TGCTGGTGAGACAAGCCAGGATGGAAACAAGCAAATGCAGGCCGTGAGCAcctcagcagcagcatggactccGAAGGGTCACTCCTGGAGAAATG gttgtctgtga